The following coding sequences lie in one Serinus canaria isolate serCan28SL12 chromosome 12, serCan2020, whole genome shotgun sequence genomic window:
- the CPNE9 gene encoding copine-9 isoform X2 has product MPHGDWQKDFLGQAFVALGEVIGSQRGRLERPLTGVPGKRCGTILLLAEELSNCRDIVTMQLCANKLDKKDFFGKSDPFLVFYRSNEDGTTVKIDVYDWDRDGSHDFIGEFATSYRELSRAQSQFTVYEVLNPRKKCKKKKYVNSGTVTLLSFSVESEFTFVDYIRGGTQLNFTVAIDFTASNGLPSQPTSLHYVSPYQLSAYALALKAVGEIIQDYDSDKLFPAYGFGAKVPPDGKISHQFPLNNNVENPSCAGIEGVLESYLQSLRTVQLYGPTNFAPVINQVAGIAAQVTDGSQYHVLLIITDGVISDMLQTKEAIVTASSLPMSIIIVGVGPAEFEAMEELDGDEVRLSSRGRYAERDIVQFVPFRDYVDDSGNQVLSMARLAKDVLAEIPEQLLSYMKTRDIKPRRADPE; this is encoded by the exons ATGCCCCATGGGGACTGGCAGAAG GACTTCCTGGGGCAGGCATTTGTGGCCCTGGGAGAGGTGATTGGATCCCAGCGGGGACGCCTGGAGAGACCCCTAAC GGGTGTCCCAGGGAAGCGGTGTGGGACTAtcttgctgctggctgaggaaCTGAGCAACTGCCGG gacaTCGTCACAATGCAGCTGTGTGCCAACAAGCTGGATAAGAAGGACTTCTTTGGAAAATCCGATCCTTTCCTCGTCTTCTATCGTAGCAATGAGGATGGCAC GACGGTGAAGATAGATGTGTACGACTGGGATCGGGATGGGAG ccacGACTTCATTGGGGAATTTGCCACCAGCTACCGGGAGCTCTCTCGAGCACAGAGTCAGTTCACAGTGTATGAG gtgcTGAATCCCAGGAAGAAAtgcaagaagaagaaatatgtgAATTCTGGCACt GTGACACTGCTCTCCTTCTCTGTTGAGTCTGAGTTTACCTTCGTTGACTACATACGGGGCGG GACGCAGCTGAATTTCACTGTTGCCATTGACTTCACGGCCTCCAATG GGTTGCCATCACAGCCCACCTCGCTGCACTATGTGAGCCCCTACCAGCTGAGCGCCTATGCCCTGGCATTGAAGGCAGTGGGGGAAATCATCCAGGACTACGACAGTGACAAGCTCTTCCCTGCCTATGGCTTTGGTGCCAAAGTCCCACCTGATGGCAAGATCTCCCACCAGTTTCCTCTG AACAACAATGTGGAGAACCCCAGCTGTGCCGGCATTGAAGGCGTGCTGGAGTCCTACCTCCAAAGCCTGCGCACCGTCCAGCTCTATGGTCCTACCAACTTTGCTCCTGTCATCAACCAGGTGGCTGG GATAGCCGCCCAGGTGACCGATGGCTCACAATACCATGTCCTCCTCATCATCACTGACGGTGTCATCTCTGACATGCTGCAGACCAAGGAAGCCATTGTCACT GCTTCCTCCCTGCCCATGTCCATCATCATCGTGGGAGTAGGTCCAGCTGAGTTTGAGG CCATGGAGGAGCTGGACGGTGATGAGGTACGGTTGTCTTCCCGGGGACGGTATGCTGAGAGGGACATTGTACAG TTTGTGCCATTTCGGGATTATGTGGACGACTCAGGCAACCAAGTGCTGAGCATGGCCCGCCTGGCCAAGGATGTGCTGGCTGAgatccctgagcagctgctctcttACATGAAGACCCGTGACATCAAGCCTCGCCGGGCAGATCCCGAGTAG
- the CPNE9 gene encoding copine-9 isoform X4 — protein sequence MAAPGALEPAAGSVPGTKVELTVSCRNLLDMDTFSKSDPVVVLFVQVSGSSEWKEFGRTEVIDNTLNPDFVRKFVLDYYFEEKQNLRFDVYNVDSKSCSALKQDFLGQAFVALGEVIGSQRGRLERPLTGVPGKRCGTILLLAEELSNCRDIVTMQLCANKLDKKDFFGKSDPFLVFYRSNEDGTTVKIDVYDWDRDGSHDFIGEFATSYRELSRAQSQFTVYEVLNPRKKCKKKKYVNSGTVTLLSFSVESEFTFVDYIRGGTQLNFTVAIDFTASNGLPSQPTSLHYVSPYQLSAYALALKAVGEIIQDYDSDKLFPAYGFGAKVPPDGKISHQFPLNNNVENPSCAGIEGVLESYLQSLRTVQLYGPTNFAPVINQVAGIAAQVTDGSQYHVLLIITDGVISDMLQTKEAIVTASSLPMSIIIVGVGPAEFEAMEELDGDEVRLSSRGRYAERDIVQFVPFRDYVDDSGNQVLSMARLAKDVLAEIPEQLLSYMKTRDIKPRRADPE from the exons ATGGCGGCTCCGGGAGCGCTGGAGCCGGCGGCCGGCAGCGTGCCGGGCACCAAGGTGGAGCTCACCGTGTCCTGCCG GAACCTGCTGGACATGGACACCTTCTCCAAGTCCGACCCAG TGGTGGTCCTCTTTGTGCAGGTCTCGGGGAGCAGCGAGTGGAAGGAG tttGGACGCACCGAGGTGATCGACAACACCCTGAACCCTGACTTTGTCCGCAAGTTCGTCCTCGACTACTACTTTGAGGAGAAGCAAAACCTTCGCTTCGATGT CTACAACGTGGACTCCAAGAGCTGCTCCGCCTTAAAGCAG GACTTCCTGGGGCAGGCATTTGTGGCCCTGGGAGAGGTGATTGGATCCCAGCGGGGACGCCTGGAGAGACCCCTAAC GGGTGTCCCAGGGAAGCGGTGTGGGACTAtcttgctgctggctgaggaaCTGAGCAACTGCCGG gacaTCGTCACAATGCAGCTGTGTGCCAACAAGCTGGATAAGAAGGACTTCTTTGGAAAATCCGATCCTTTCCTCGTCTTCTATCGTAGCAATGAGGATGGCAC GACGGTGAAGATAGATGTGTACGACTGGGATCGGGATGGGAG ccacGACTTCATTGGGGAATTTGCCACCAGCTACCGGGAGCTCTCTCGAGCACAGAGTCAGTTCACAGTGTATGAG gtgcTGAATCCCAGGAAGAAAtgcaagaagaagaaatatgtgAATTCTGGCACt GTGACACTGCTCTCCTTCTCTGTTGAGTCTGAGTTTACCTTCGTTGACTACATACGGGGCGG GACGCAGCTGAATTTCACTGTTGCCATTGACTTCACGGCCTCCAATG GGTTGCCATCACAGCCCACCTCGCTGCACTATGTGAGCCCCTACCAGCTGAGCGCCTATGCCCTGGCATTGAAGGCAGTGGGGGAAATCATCCAGGACTACGACAGTGACAAGCTCTTCCCTGCCTATGGCTTTGGTGCCAAAGTCCCACCTGATGGCAAGATCTCCCACCAGTTTCCTCTG AACAACAATGTGGAGAACCCCAGCTGTGCCGGCATTGAAGGCGTGCTGGAGTCCTACCTCCAAAGCCTGCGCACCGTCCAGCTCTATGGTCCTACCAACTTTGCTCCTGTCATCAACCAGGTGGCTGG GATAGCCGCCCAGGTGACCGATGGCTCACAATACCATGTCCTCCTCATCATCACTGACGGTGTCATCTCTGACATGCTGCAGACCAAGGAAGCCATTGTCACT GCTTCCTCCCTGCCCATGTCCATCATCATCGTGGGAGTAGGTCCAGCTGAGTTTGAGG CCATGGAGGAGCTGGACGGTGATGAGGTACGGTTGTCTTCCCGGGGACGGTATGCTGAGAGGGACATTGTACAG TTTGTGCCATTTCGGGATTATGTGGACGACTCAGGCAACCAAGTGCTGAGCATGGCCCGCCTGGCCAAGGATGTGCTGGCTGAgatccctgagcagctgctctcttACATGAAGACCCGTGACATCAAGCCTCGCCGGGCAGATCCCGAGTAG
- the CPNE9 gene encoding copine-9 isoform X3, translated as MAAPGALEPAAGSVPGTKVELTVSCRNLLDMDTFSKSDPVVVLFVQVSGSSEWKEFGRTEVIDNTLNPDFVRKFVLDYYFEEKQNLRFDVYNVDSKSCSALKQKDFLGQAFVALGEVIGSQRGRLERPLTGVPGKRCGTILLLAEELSNCRDIVTMQLCANKLDKKDFFGKSDPFLVFYRSNEDGTFTICHKTEVVKNTLNPVWQPFTIPVRALCNGDYDRTVKIDVYDWDRDGSHDFIGEFATSYRELSRAQSQFTVYEVLNPRKKCKKKKYVNSGTVTLLSFSVESEFTFVDYIRGGTQLNFTVAIDFTASNGLPSQPTSLHYVSPYQLSAYALALKAVGEIIQDYDSDKLFPAYGFGAKVPPDGKISHQFPLNNNVENPSCAGIEGVLESYLQSLRTVQLYGPTNFAPVINQVAGIAAQVTDGSQYHVLLIITDGVISDMLQTKEAIVTASSLPMSIIIVGVGPAEFEAMEELDGDEVRLSSRGRYAERDIVQFVPFRDYVDDSGNQVLSMARLAKDVLAEIPEQLLSYMKTRDIKPRRADPE; from the exons ATGGCGGCTCCGGGAGCGCTGGAGCCGGCGGCCGGCAGCGTGCCGGGCACCAAGGTGGAGCTCACCGTGTCCTGCCG GAACCTGCTGGACATGGACACCTTCTCCAAGTCCGACCCAG TGGTGGTCCTCTTTGTGCAGGTCTCGGGGAGCAGCGAGTGGAAGGAG tttGGACGCACCGAGGTGATCGACAACACCCTGAACCCTGACTTTGTCCGCAAGTTCGTCCTCGACTACTACTTTGAGGAGAAGCAAAACCTTCGCTTCGATGT CTACAACGTGGACTCCAAGAGCTGCTCCGCCTTAAAGCAG AAG GACTTCCTGGGGCAGGCATTTGTGGCCCTGGGAGAGGTGATTGGATCCCAGCGGGGACGCCTGGAGAGACCCCTAAC GGGTGTCCCAGGGAAGCGGTGTGGGACTAtcttgctgctggctgaggaaCTGAGCAACTGCCGG gacaTCGTCACAATGCAGCTGTGTGCCAACAAGCTGGATAAGAAGGACTTCTTTGGAAAATCCGATCCTTTCCTCGTCTTCTATCGTAGCAATGAGGATGGCAC CTTTACTATCTGCCATAAGACAGAGGTGGTGAAGAACACACTCAACCCAGTGTGGCAGCCCTTCACCATCCCCGTGCGTGCCCTCTGCAACGGCGACTACGACCG GACGGTGAAGATAGATGTGTACGACTGGGATCGGGATGGGAG ccacGACTTCATTGGGGAATTTGCCACCAGCTACCGGGAGCTCTCTCGAGCACAGAGTCAGTTCACAGTGTATGAG gtgcTGAATCCCAGGAAGAAAtgcaagaagaagaaatatgtgAATTCTGGCACt GTGACACTGCTCTCCTTCTCTGTTGAGTCTGAGTTTACCTTCGTTGACTACATACGGGGCGG GACGCAGCTGAATTTCACTGTTGCCATTGACTTCACGGCCTCCAATG GGTTGCCATCACAGCCCACCTCGCTGCACTATGTGAGCCCCTACCAGCTGAGCGCCTATGCCCTGGCATTGAAGGCAGTGGGGGAAATCATCCAGGACTACGACAGTGACAAGCTCTTCCCTGCCTATGGCTTTGGTGCCAAAGTCCCACCTGATGGCAAGATCTCCCACCAGTTTCCTCTG AACAACAATGTGGAGAACCCCAGCTGTGCCGGCATTGAAGGCGTGCTGGAGTCCTACCTCCAAAGCCTGCGCACCGTCCAGCTCTATGGTCCTACCAACTTTGCTCCTGTCATCAACCAGGTGGCTGG GATAGCCGCCCAGGTGACCGATGGCTCACAATACCATGTCCTCCTCATCATCACTGACGGTGTCATCTCTGACATGCTGCAGACCAAGGAAGCCATTGTCACT GCTTCCTCCCTGCCCATGTCCATCATCATCGTGGGAGTAGGTCCAGCTGAGTTTGAGG CCATGGAGGAGCTGGACGGTGATGAGGTACGGTTGTCTTCCCGGGGACGGTATGCTGAGAGGGACATTGTACAG TTTGTGCCATTTCGGGATTATGTGGACGACTCAGGCAACCAAGTGCTGAGCATGGCCCGCCTGGCCAAGGATGTGCTGGCTGAgatccctgagcagctgctctcttACATGAAGACCCGTGACATCAAGCCTCGCCGGGCAGATCCCGAGTAG
- the CPNE9 gene encoding copine-9 isoform X1 encodes MPHGDWQKDFLGQAFVALGEVIGSQRGRLERPLTGVPGKRCGTILLLAEELSNCRDIVTMQLCANKLDKKDFFGKSDPFLVFYRSNEDGTFTICHKTEVVKNTLNPVWQPFTIPVRALCNGDYDRHDFIGEFATSYRELSRAQSQFTVYEVLNPRKKCKKKKYVNSGTVTLLSFSVESEFTFVDYIRGGTQLNFTVAIDFTASNGLPSQPTSLHYVSPYQLSAYALALKAVGEIIQDYDSDKLFPAYGFGAKVPPDGKISHQFPLNNNVENPSCAGIEGVLESYLQSLRTVQLYGPTNFAPVINQVAGIAAQVTDGSQYHVLLIITDGVISDMLQTKEAIVTASSLPMSIIIVGVGPAEFEAMEELDGDEVRLSSRGRYAERDIVQFVPFRDYVDDSGNQVLSMARLAKDVLAEIPEQLLSYMKTRDIKPRRADPE; translated from the exons ATGCCCCATGGGGACTGGCAGAAG GACTTCCTGGGGCAGGCATTTGTGGCCCTGGGAGAGGTGATTGGATCCCAGCGGGGACGCCTGGAGAGACCCCTAAC GGGTGTCCCAGGGAAGCGGTGTGGGACTAtcttgctgctggctgaggaaCTGAGCAACTGCCGG gacaTCGTCACAATGCAGCTGTGTGCCAACAAGCTGGATAAGAAGGACTTCTTTGGAAAATCCGATCCTTTCCTCGTCTTCTATCGTAGCAATGAGGATGGCAC CTTTACTATCTGCCATAAGACAGAGGTGGTGAAGAACACACTCAACCCAGTGTGGCAGCCCTTCACCATCCCCGTGCGTGCCCTCTGCAACGGCGACTACGACCG ccacGACTTCATTGGGGAATTTGCCACCAGCTACCGGGAGCTCTCTCGAGCACAGAGTCAGTTCACAGTGTATGAG gtgcTGAATCCCAGGAAGAAAtgcaagaagaagaaatatgtgAATTCTGGCACt GTGACACTGCTCTCCTTCTCTGTTGAGTCTGAGTTTACCTTCGTTGACTACATACGGGGCGG GACGCAGCTGAATTTCACTGTTGCCATTGACTTCACGGCCTCCAATG GGTTGCCATCACAGCCCACCTCGCTGCACTATGTGAGCCCCTACCAGCTGAGCGCCTATGCCCTGGCATTGAAGGCAGTGGGGGAAATCATCCAGGACTACGACAGTGACAAGCTCTTCCCTGCCTATGGCTTTGGTGCCAAAGTCCCACCTGATGGCAAGATCTCCCACCAGTTTCCTCTG AACAACAATGTGGAGAACCCCAGCTGTGCCGGCATTGAAGGCGTGCTGGAGTCCTACCTCCAAAGCCTGCGCACCGTCCAGCTCTATGGTCCTACCAACTTTGCTCCTGTCATCAACCAGGTGGCTGG GATAGCCGCCCAGGTGACCGATGGCTCACAATACCATGTCCTCCTCATCATCACTGACGGTGTCATCTCTGACATGCTGCAGACCAAGGAAGCCATTGTCACT GCTTCCTCCCTGCCCATGTCCATCATCATCGTGGGAGTAGGTCCAGCTGAGTTTGAGG CCATGGAGGAGCTGGACGGTGATGAGGTACGGTTGTCTTCCCGGGGACGGTATGCTGAGAGGGACATTGTACAG TTTGTGCCATTTCGGGATTATGTGGACGACTCAGGCAACCAAGTGCTGAGCATGGCCCGCCTGGCCAAGGATGTGCTGGCTGAgatccctgagcagctgctctcttACATGAAGACCCGTGACATCAAGCCTCGCCGGGCAGATCCCGAGTAG